Below is a genomic region from Streptomyces ferrugineus.
GGGTGGGGTCGTCCGTGGCGGCTTCCGCTGGCCGAGCGGGTGCTGCTGGTGGCTGTCTACTACCGCACGAACCTCACGATGCGGCAGCTCGCCCCGCTGTTCGGCATCTCCCCGGCGACCGTGTGCCGGGTGATCCAGCGGCTGGGGCCGCTGCTCGCGCTCGAGCCGGTACGTGCCCCGCAGGAGGCAGTCGAGCGGTTGTGGATCGTGGACGGCACCCTCATCCCGGTCCGTGACCGAGGTGTGGGTGCCTCCTCGCGTAACTACCGTTTCTCAGCAAACGTGCAGGTCATCGTGGACGCAGACACCCGGCTCGTGGTGGCCGCGGCCCGTCCGCTGCCGGGCACCACCGCGGACGCGCACGCCTGGCGGCGCTCCGGACTGGCCGAGCACTGCGAAGGCGTGACGGTGCTCGGCGACGGCGCTTATCTCAACACCGGCCTGATCGTCCCGCACCGCAAACGCCCCGGACGGCCGCTACTCAAGGGCGAAGAGGAGGACAACGCGGAGCACCGCAAGGTCCGCGCCCGTGTGGAGCATGTGATCGGACGGATGAAGAATTACAAGATCCTGCGTGACTGCCGGCAGCGCGGCGACGGCCTCCATCACGCCGTTCAGGCCGTCGCCCGCATGCACAACCTCGCCCTCACCGCGTGACCAGACGCGACAAACGCCCAGTTCAGCCTGCCTGATCACAGCGTTCTGCAACACGCTTTAGGCGGACACATATGTGAGTGCCGGATACACCTCCGGGTCGCCCTCGACACCGGCCTCACGGAGGATGGGAACGAGGATCTCGGCGAAGCGGTTGAGGGCCTCCTCGGACTCCCAGACGTCGACGACGCGGAAGGTTCTCTCGCCCTGTCCCGAGATGTGTGCGAGCACTGCTCCTGTGTGAACTCGGGGGAGATGAGAACGATCGGCATTCGGGTCCTTCCAGATCGCGGAGACGCGGCATGGGGCTGCCACGTCTGGGCCGGAATCAGGCG
It encodes:
- a CDS encoding transposase family protein; the encoded protein is MGGVLRAEPVWVETFTGLRAEQFGRLLRAVRERGGEGCGWGRPWRLPLAERVLLVAVYYRTNLTMRQLAPLFGISPATVCRVIQRLGPLLALEPVRAPQEAVERLWIVDGTLIPVRDRGVGASSRNYRFSANVQVIVDADTRLVVAAARPLPGTTADAHAWRRSGLAEHCEGVTVLGDGAYLNTGLIVPHRKRPGRPLLKGEEEDNAEHRKVRARVEHVIGRMKNYKILRDCRQRGDGLHHAVQAVARMHNLALTA